In Lotus japonicus ecotype B-129 chromosome 5, LjGifu_v1.2, one genomic interval encodes:
- the LOC130719036 gene encoding uncharacterized protein LOC130719036: protein MKILSFNVRGLGGRGKMRVIREVVCHHHVEVLFVQETKLQRISTRTCAQLWGESGFDWKATPAVNRGGGLLCIWNPNLFVLEECVEGQGFIGLVGVWKASQSRCVLVNIYSATDMEGKRALWNALTLWRANCTVTAWCLASDFNVVRVEDECRGCVGVLPVQRQEMEEVHLFISTMELQDIPLAGRRFTWRRPNNQARTRLDRFLVSNEWDGFWPNCSQLVLNRDISDPCPLLLR, encoded by the coding sequence ATGAAGATTCTTTCCTTCAATGTGAGGGGACTGGGAGGGAGGGGGAAGATGAGGGTTATAAGGGAAGTGGTTTGCCACCATCATGTGGAGGTTTTGTTTGTCCAGGAAACAAAATTGCAGCGTATCAGTACTCGTACGTGTGCTCAGCTGTGGGGGGAGTCGGGGTTCGATTGGAAGGCTACTCCTGCTGTAAATCGGGGAGGTGGCTTATTGTGTATATGGAATCCAAACTTGTTTGTCTTGGAGGAGTGTGTGGAGGGCCAGGGTTTTATAGGGTTAGTGGGGGTTTGGAAAGCTTCTCAGAGTCGGTGTGTGTTGGTAAATATCTACTCTGCTACTGATATGGAGGGGAAGCGGGCATTGTGGAATGCTCTGACTCTATGGAGGGCTAATTGTACAGTAACGGCTTGGTGCCTTGCCAGCGATTTTAATGTTGTTCGAGTAGAAGACGAATGTAGAGGTTGTGTTGGTGTTCTACCTGTGCAGAGGCAAGAGATGGAGGAGGTTCACCTCTTCATCTCAACAATGGAGTTACAGGATATCCCGCTTGCAGGTCGTAGATTCACTTGGCGCAGGCCTAATAACCAGGCTCGTACCAGGTTAGACAGGTTCCTTGTGTCTAATGAATGGGATGGTTTTTGGCCGAATTGTTCTCAGCTAGTGCTTAACCGAGACATCTCTGACCCTTGCCCGCTTTTGTTACGCTAA
- the LOC130719037 gene encoding uncharacterized protein LOC130719037, whose product MEMSYWLENNWVWDLRWKERITSEDVLKLGVMKHIISSFPLIKGKKDSWVWIVEGDDQYSVKSAYDIISGLDTIVGITVFSKLWKACAPSNAVALCWRLLFDRIQTKENLVRRLLESHIG is encoded by the coding sequence ATGGAGATGAGCTATTGGCTAGAGAATAATTGGGTGTGGGATCTTAGATGGAAGGAGAGGATTACTAGTGAGGATGTTTTGAAACTTGGGGTGATGAAGCATATTATCTCTTCTTTCCCGCTAATCAAAGGGAAAAAGGACTCATGGGTATGGATTGTGGAAGGAGATGACCAATATTCTGTAAAGTCTGCCTATGACATTATCTCTGGTTTGGACACTATTGTTGGCATAACAGTGTTTAGTAAATTGTGGAAGGCATGTGCACCTTCGAATGCAGTGGCATTATGTTGGCGCCTGTTGTTTGATAGAATCCAGACAAAGGAAAATTTAGTTCGAAGgctgttagagtcccacattggctag